The window TTGGACTTCACCTTGAACACTTTCATCATGCTCACGGATCACAGGTAAATCTAATTTCGCAAAAATCAGCGCTAAAATAGCCAAGGCGCCAGAAAGTAACAGGTATGGCAGTTTTACCACTTCGGCTTCGGCGCTCGCGTGGGCTAAATCGCTTGATACAGAACTGGCAACAGAAAGAATTAACATGGCACCAAAGAATGGTGCGACTGTTGTTCCTAACGCATTGAAAGCTTGCGTTAAATTCAAACGGCTCGAGGCAGTTTCGCTACTGCCTAAGGCGTTAACATAGGGGTTGGCTGCCACTTGTAGGATAGTGATGCCCGATGCTAGAACGAATAACGCGCCAAGAAACAGATTGTAGGTCGCTAGCGTGGCCGCTGGATAAAACAGCGCACAGCCAATACTCGCAATCACAAGACCGGTAACAATCCCCTTTTGATAACCCAGCTTTTTCACTAAGTTACCGGCGGGGATCGACACTAAGAAGTAAGCACCGAAGAAACAAAATTGGATCAACATGGCTTGAGTGTAATTCAGCGAAAACACCGCTTTAAGATGCGGGATCAGAATATCGTTCAAGCAAGTGATAAAACCCCACATAAAAAACAGTGAAGTCAATGAGATCAAGGCAAAACGATAACTGCCCGACCCATTTTCGCCAGTGCTGCTCGTGTAGCTACCGGTATTAATTGATGACGCCATAGTTATTCTCTCTGTATGTTTTTATTATCAGGAACTCAGTAAGGTTACATTCCCCAGTGTGCCCGTGGGCGGCTTTACGTCGAATAGTGGGCTTGGGTATATAACACCTCAGCCGAATAAAAATGAATCATTTTCCGTTTAAAACTGCATAAAAGCTGGCAAATGCCGAAAACTTCAGCTGATTGTTTTCTATTTGTGCGGTTTTCAGGCCGTGTCCCGTTAATATTTCACCCAATTCCAACTGTGATAAATCCAACTCAACATTGGTATCGCCTAAGTTGAATCCGACGAATATTTTGAGCTCTCCTAAGGTGCGGATAAAGGCCAAGATGGGCTCGTTGGTATCCACAAATTGGATATCGCCTTCAACCAACACTGGATGTAATTTACGCCAAGCAAGAAAACGTCGATAACCGTTAAGCATGGAATCTGCATCTGATTCTTGTACATCCACCGCTAACGCTTGATGCGCAGGGGCGATCGGCAACCAGGGTGAAACCTCACTAAAACCGCTAAAATCGGCGCCTTGCTGCCATGGCATTGGCGTACGGCAACCATCACGGCCTTTAAACATAGGCCAGAAGGTTTTGCCAAAGGGATCTTGCAACTCATGGTATTCAATCGGCGCTTCGGTTAAACCGAGTTCTTCACCTTGATAACTACACACACTACCGCGCAGTGAACTTAGCATGGCATTGAGCATTTTGACCATGTCTGAATTCTGTTTGCCCTGCCCCCAACGGCTCGCCACGCGCTGCACATCATGATTACCGATAGCCCAACAAGGCCACCCATCACCTATGCTCGCTTCTAATGCTTCTACGGTTTGGCGAATATAAGCGGCACTGTAATCGTCGGTTAATAGCTCAAAACTGTAGGCCATGTGCAGGCGATCTTCACCCTTAGTGTAAGCCGCCATCACAGCTAAAGAGTCTTCTGCAGACACTTCACCTAAGGTCACCGCACCAGGATAACGATTGATAAGCTTTCGTAAATCTTCGATAAACGCGATAGTTTGCGGACGGTCATTATTGTAGTAATGATATTGATAGGCGTAAGGGTTATCTTCACTGAAACCTCGGCCCTGACGTTTATCCTTAGGTTTTGCCGGATTGTCCCTGAGCTGTTCATCGTGATAACAGAAGGTAATTGCATCTAAGCGGAATCCATCAACGCCTTTTTTAAGCCAGAACTCGACATTATCCAGCACAGCTTGGCGCACGTCAGGGTTATGGAAGTTGATATCGGGCTGGCTACGCAGGAAATTATGTAAATAGTATTGTTGTCTGCGCGGTTCCCATTCCCAAGCGCAACCACCAAAAATCGCGAGCCAGTTGTTAGGTGCTGTGCCGTCTTCCTTAGGATCGGCCCACACGTACCAATCCGCTTTGGGATTCGTACGGCTCTCGCGGCTTTCAACAAACCACGCATGCTGATCAGAGGTATGACTTAATACTTGATCGATAATGACCTTAATGCCTAAGCCGTGGGCTTTTTCAATCAATTCATCGAAATCATGCATAGTGCCAAAAAGAGGGTCAACTTCACGGTAATCACTGATGTCGTAGCCAAAATCTGCCATAGGCGATTTAAAGAAAGGCGAAATCCAGATGGCATCGACATTGAGGCTCGCAATGTAGTCAAGCTTAGTGATAATGCCACGCAAATCACCAACGCCATCACCATTCGTATCTAAAAGGCTACGCGGATAAATTTGGTAAATCACCGCACCACGCCACCAAGTTAACTCACTCATTGTTGCCCCTTTATCGTTATTCTACAGCGATCTTCCCTAACACACTCACGCAAACAGTTATCGTTTTGTTACTGCAGAGTAAAGGTATCGCGGCTTATTTTGTGTCACCGAGCATACGTGAAGAGGGAAATAAGGTTCAATACACCTGCATACGTATGCAGAAGGCTGCACCATAAATCACATTGAGCATTAACTCACTTTATCATTTATTAACAGCTACTTAATTGCAAAGCAAAATCATTTTATTCCATGAGATTTCCCTCAATTAACGGCTATTCTTAACTCAACGAGGCATTGAATACGTATGCACTCTGTTGTTCCGCTAAGAAGCTCGGGAGTAGTATCTTCACCGTTGCATAACAATTTGGTCATAAACGCAGCACTTATGCAGTCAATTAAGCGCCCAGATACCAAAAAAAAAGGCCGCAAACATAACGCGGTGATAACGATAAAACGCTCTACAAAGCGATAAAGCGACTCCAAGGGGAAGAGAGATATGATGCGATTTAAACCCAGTTTGCTAACCTTAGCGCTCATTGCCGCAGGTGCGAGTATGCACTCCTATGCGGCAGATGAAGCGGCGACAGATAAGACAGCTAAAGATGAAAATATTGAAGTGATTCAAGTCACTGGTATTCGTCGTAGCTTGCAAGAATCCCAATCACTTAAGATGTCATCTTCTTCTATCGTTGAAGCCATTTCAGCGGAAGACATAGGTAAATTACCTGATGTCAGTATTGCAGAATCTCTAGCACGATTACCTGGCGTATCGGCACAACGACTCGATGGTCGTGCCAACGTGATTTCTATCCGCGGTATGGGCCCTGACTTCACTACCGCCACATTAAATGGTCGCGAACAAGCCTCTGTAAACGATAACCGCAGTGTGGAATTCGACCAATATCCATCTGAGTTATTAAATCGCGTTGTGGTTTACAAGACACCCGATGCCTCTGTGATGGCGCAAGCCATCGGCGGTACGGTTGATATGCAAACAATCAGTCCTTTAGCCCACGGTGAACAAACGATTGCCGTTTCGCTACGCGGCGAAATGAACGATTTAGGTTCATTAAACAGCGGCTCAAGTGACACAGGCTACCGCGGCAGCATCTCTTATATTGACCAATTCGCCGATGACACTATTGGTGTCGCCATTGGTTATGCTCGCATGATGTCACCTAACCAAGAAGAACGTTGGCAAGCTTGGGGTTACCCAGATTTATATAAGCACATTAATAATGGCCAAGAGTTTTATAACGCCAATGCCGATTATAATGGTGTACCTGGCGAAGCAGCTGGATTTAAAGGTTTAGGTGGAGCCAAGCCCTTCGTTCGCTCAAGTGAATTAGAACGTGATGGTGTGCTCGCCGTATTTGAATATGCACCAAATACCACTTTCCACTCAACCTTAGATATTTACTACTCAAAATTTACCGATGATCAACGCCTACGAGGCATTGAAATCCCTGGTGCATGGGGTACTAATGGTGGACTAGTTTCTCCTACAGTGAGTGATGGATTAATGACAGCTGGTGCCATTAATGGCGCTGAAGTCGTTATCCGTAACGACGTGAACAAACGTGATGCGGATTCTCTGTCTATTGGCTGGAATAACAAATTCAACATCAATGATAACTGGAATGTTGAAGCCGATATCTCCATGTCTAGAGCTAACCGTACTGACATAGGTATGGAAAGTTACTCAGGAACTGGCCGCGGTACAGGTGTGGGTGCTGTTGACGATTTAGGCTTTGCTTACAACGGTAAAGGCGGTTATGTATTTGACCATAACCTCGATTATTCTGATAAAAACCTGATCAAACTTGGCGATCCACTCGGTTGGGGTAGCCCGCTAGGCGCTAACACTCAAGACGGCTTTATCAACAAACCTGAAATTGAGGATGAGCTAAAATCCTTCCGTTTAAGCGCTGAATATGTGCTCGATGGCGGTGCCGTTCGTAGCGTTGAGTTTGGTGTGAATCGTACTAATCGCGATAAAACCAAATTAGATAAAGGTTATTACCTGACACTCAAAGGTTATGACGGTTCTGCCAATTACACTATGGCAGTACCAGATCAATACTTACTTGCACCAACGTCACTAGACTTCTTTGGCATGGGCAATGTATTAAGTTACGACTCGTTGGCTTTCTACAATGACGGTAACTATACAGAAACTGACGTCGCTGATGTGGATCTTTCCCGCGCTACTAACTCTTGGGCTGTACAGGAAAAAGTGACAACGGGCTATGTGATGGCCAACCTTGAATCAGAAGTGTTTGGTATTCCTTTGACTGGCAACGCAGGCTTACAAGCGGTTCATACCGATCAGTCCTCTGACGGTACAGTGGCAACGGTTGAAAATGGCTTAGTGGTGTTAACACCACGCACTGCGGGTGATTCCTATGTTGAATGGCTGCCAAGCGTTAACTTAAGTTTCGAAGTCGCCGATAGCCAAGTGGTTCGTTTAGCCGCAGCGCGCACGTTAACCCGTTCACGCATGGACAAAATGAATGCCAACCTAAACTACACTTATTCAGCTAACCCAAGTGGTGGCAACGTTAACTGGAGTGGTAACGCAGGTAATCCTGAGTTACGTCCATGGTTAGCCCGTCAATATGACTTAAGCTATGAAAACTATTTCAGCGACCAAGGTTATTTCTCGGTAGCAGTATTCTACAAAGATCTTGAAAACTTCGTTTACGATCAACATACAGACTTTGATTTCAGCACCCTATTCCCACAAGGGCCTACTGATAACCCGATTGGCGATGTCACCCAACCACAAAACGGTGAAGGTGGTTATGTTCAAGGTGTTGAAGCCTCTGTATCTGTCGACTTTGGTATGTTTGCCGATGTGTTAAGTGGCTTTGGTACTGTTATTAGTGGCTCGTATAACGACAGTGAAGTGAAGGAAACCCCGACCAGTAATCCAACAACCTTGCCAGGTCTGTCAGAAAAAACCTTAAACGCGACGATCTACTATGAAAACTCAGGCTTTGAAGCACGCATTAGCTCACGCTACCGCAGCGACTTCCTAGGTGAAGTAACAAAGATCAGCCTGCAACGCGAAAACGTGAACATCAAAGCGGAAACTGTGGTCGATGCACAAATCGGTTATGACTTTAGCGAAAGCGGTATCGAGTCTCTGTATGGTTTATCTGTCCAGTTCCAAGTGAACAACTTAACCAACGAGCCTTTCACCTCTTACACTAGCGATGATCAACGTTTAGTCCGTGATTACCAAAACTATGGCCGTAACTTTATGTTAGGCGCGAACTATAAGTTCTAATCCTGCACGGCTTAAAGCCTCTGTAACCTGTTACAGAGGCTTTTTTACTTTATCATTTCAAGCCACTAGGCTATTCATCTGCGTTAACTGATCACCACTAATTATAAAATAAAAGGCATATATCATGAATAAAATCAAAGATATCGTCATTGTCGGTGGCGGTTCTTCAGGTTGGATGACGGCGGCCATGTTGGCAAGATTGTTTAAATCAACACTGAATATCACCCTGATTGAATCTGAAGATATAGGCACAGTGGGCGTAGGTGAAGCCACCATTCCACCACTGCAAATATTCAATAACGTCCTTGGGATTTCCGAAGCCGATTTTATCAATGCCACCCAAGCAACGTTTAAATTGGGTATTCAATTCGAAAATTGGGGCAAACCAGATGAAGCCTATATGCATGCTTTTGGCAATGTAGGTAAAGATATAGGTTTTACTCAATTTCATCATTACTGGCTCAGCACCTCCCCAAAAGAGGTCAATTCATTTTGGGATTACTCGGTTAATTACCAAGCGGCAAAACACAATAAATTTCAAGTACTCCAGCAGATCCCAAACTCTCCCCTTGCAGGCTTAACTCATGCTTATCATTTCGATGCAGCGCTCTATGCCCAATTTTTACGACGTTTCAGTGAGCAACTCGGAGTAAAGCGTATCGAAGGCCAAATTACGGCGGTTGAACTCACGCCAAACGGCGATATTGAAAGTGTAACCTTAGGATCAGGACAAACCATAAAAGCCGATTTCTTTATAGATTGCTCGGGCTTTGCCGCGCTACTGATAAAAAAAGCGCTCAAGGTTGGCTTCGATAGCTACCAACACTTGCTCCCCTGCGACAGCGCATATGCCGTACCCTGCGAAAAAACGCCAGCAATAACGCCTTATACACGTTCTATCGCCCATGATGCGGGTTGGCAATGGCGGATCCCGCTGCAACACCGCACAGGCAATGGGTTAGTCTATTGCAGTCGCTATATCAGTGATGACGCTGCCAAACAGCTTTTACTCAGTAATTTAGATGGTAAGCCTTTGGCTGAACCTAAGAAAATCAATTTCACGACCGGACGACGAATCAAACAGTGGCATAAAAATTGTGTCGCCATCGGCCTTTCGAGTGGATTCTTAGAGCCTTTAGAATCCACCAGCTTGCATTTAGTCCAATCAGCGATTATTCGCTTGAGTAAACTCTTTCCACATCAAGGAATTGCACAAGCGAATGTCGATGAATTTAATCGCCAGTCCCAACTTGAATTTGAACAAATCCGCGATTTTATTATCTTGCACTATCATTTAAACCAAAGGGAAGATGCTCAGGAAAATGGGTTTTGGCATCAATGCAGAACCATGGTTCTGCCAGAGAGTTTACAGCAAAAAATCGCCCTATTTCGTGCCACAGGCACAGTGTTTAGACATCAAGATGAACTCTTTACCGAAGCCGCATGGATTCAAGTCATGTTGGGGCAAGGCATTAGGCCTCGGGATTTCAATCCATTAGCGGCAACCATTCAACCGCAAGCACTGAGTGAATTTCTGCTCAACATGCGCACCATTATTGATAATACCGTCACTAAGCTACCAACCCATGACCAGTATTTAGCGCACTTATCGACACATAAATAATAAATACGGCTTAAGAGTTACAACTGACGTTAAGAGTGTACTAACTCATCGATTTATAAATTGAACTTGCAGTTTAAATTTGAATCAACAAGGAAAGAATATGATATTAAACCTGCGGACTCTCACCACTTCCTTAGTGATTATGCTTAGCCTAGGCGCCTCTGCCAACACAGCGCAGGCAAGTTCAAGCAGTCTCTCTTTACCACTTCAAGGCACATCAAGCCAGCCTCAAGACCTGACACTTGAACCCGCTTTTTGGTGGGCGGGGATGCACAATCCTGAGTTACAGTTGATGCTGTATAGCCGCGAGCTGCCTAGCTTACCGCAGCAGCTTAAGGTTAATATCCAAGGGCACGGCATCACGCTAAAAAGCCTTGAACACACTGATAACCCTCACTATCTGTTTATCAATTTAGATCTGAGCCAAGCTGCGCCGCAAACCTTTGAGCTGGTGATTTCCAGCACTGACTCGGCTTCAAAAACCAACAAGCCTCTTTATCGCCTGCCCTATACGTTGCAAGCGCGTGCTGAGGGCAGCCGTGAGCGCCAAGGGTTTAGCAATAAGGATGTGATTTACCTTATCACCCCGGATAGATTCGCCAATGGCGACACCAGTAATGACAATCAGGCCGATATGCTAGAGCAAGTTGCGGCTAACTTTAATAGCAATCCTAGCAACCCCAATTATCCCGATGCTCGCCATGGCGGCGATATCGCAGGGATCAGCCAGCACTTAGCGTATCTGGCAAAGCTCGGGGTGACTCAGTTATGGCTCAATCCACTGCTTGAGAATAATCAAGCCCACTATTCATACCACGGGTACTCAATTACTAATTTATACCGCGTTGATCCCCGCTTTGGCAGCAACGAGGATTATAAAGCCTTAGTCGCTAAGGCAAACAAGCTTGGCCTTGGGGTGATTAAAGATGTTGTCGTGAATCATATCGGCTCTAATCATTGGTGGCTCAACGATTTACCTAGCCAAGACTGGCTCAATGACGCCACAAAAACGCAGCTACATAATCGCGAATCCAAGCCTGACTTGATTCAGTCTGCCGAAACTAAATCCAGTGCTATGAAATCCAGCGTTACCAGCCCCCGTTTCACCAGCCATAGGCGCACCACAGTGCAAGATCCCTACGCGGCAGCGCAAGATCATATTGATTTTGTCGACGGCTGGTTTACCGACACTATGCCGGATCTGAATCAAAGCAATCCCAAACTGGCAACCTATCTTATCCAAAACAGTATTTGGTGGGTCGAGTACGCAGGACTTTCAGGGATCCGCGAAGATACTTATTCCTACGCCGACAAAGGGTTTCTCGCTAAATGGTCTAAGGCCGTAATGACTGAGTACCCGAATTTTAATATTGTGGGCGAAGAATGGACCGCAAACCCCATCACAGTGTCCTATTGGCAAAAGGGCAAAATCAATGCCGATGGCTATACCTCAGATTTACCCAGTTTGATGGACTTCCCGCTATATGAAAAATTAATTGCCAGCCTTAATGAGCCAGAAACTTGGGACACAGGTTTTATCAAGCTTTACGAGATGTTAGCCAACGATGTTGTGTATGCCGACCCCAGTAAACTAGTGCTATTTGAAGGCAATCACGACACCAATCGTATCTTCAGTTTAGTGAAAGAAAATATAGACTTATACAAGATGGCACTCACCTATGTACTGACCGCCAAACGCATTCCGCAGCTGTTCTACGGTACAGAAGTGTTAATGACCAGCCCGACAGAAGGCCGTCACGATGGCGTTGTGCGCAGTGATTTCCCCGGCGGTTTTGCCAACAGTGCCACTAACGCCTTTACCGGCCAAGGACTGAGTGAACCCCAGCGACAAGCACAGCAATTTGTCCGTACCCTACTAAATTACCGTAAACAATCCCCTGCGCTACAATCGGGCGACTTACTGCACTTTGTGCCGCAAGATGGCGTCTATGTGCAATTTCGTTGCGCATTAAATGCGCCATTATCTGCTGAACAAAAAGCCGAGGCGCTTAAGTCACTAATACAAAACAACTCTCTAACTCAACACAATGCCTGCACTCAGCCCTCGGCCGATAAAGTCATGGTGATTTACAATAAGAATGACAAGGCAGTCACGCTAGATATAAAGCGCTTTGCCAGTGTACTTGGCGATAGCGGCGCCGCTACAGATATCATCAGTGGCAAAACAGTTTCACTCAATCAAGCGCTAGCATTGCCCCACGCAGGGGTCACTATCCTCGAGCTTAAGCCTAATTCTAAGACTAAATCTAAGTCTAAGACTAAGTCGCCGCTGAATGCTGGCTTGCCGAGCCGCCAAGATTCAATGCTCACTAGGAATCAAGCTAACGCTTTAACGCGCGCTCATACTAACAACACTGCTATCAACCTAGCCAAAAACTCAACTCAAAAAGGAACTCAGCCTTGAGCTTTTTATCGCCTATCGATTCCAGAGTGACTCAGAGCCAACAAGCGGCTAAATTTCCCATAATGGCTTTACTGTCCAAAGCAGCGAAAGCCCCGCAGCGCCGACAGTCGCGGCATTCATCACTCAATTTATGTCTACAGTCTTTGTTTAATGCCTCTTTATCTAGTGCAGCTTTATTAACTGCCTCGCTTTTTTGCTTATCGGCAAATGCATCGGCGCAGGCGCTTGATAATGAGTTACAGCCAAAGTCTGAGAGTGAGGTTATGACGCTAAAACCTGTGGTATATCAGATTTTTACTCGCCTTTATGGCAATAAAAATCCAACGAATAAACCTTGGGGAACAATTGCCGACAACGGTGTCGGCAAATTTAATGATATCGACGATGTTGCACTCAATAGCATCAAGGACCTAGGCGTCACCCATGTGTGGTACACGGGCGTTCCGCACCATGCCTTGATTGGTGATTACAGTGAGATTGGCGTAAGCGCGGATGATCCCGATGTGGTAAAAGGCCGCGCAGGATCACCCTACGCAGTCAAAGATTACTACAACGTCAACCCAGATCTGGCGGTCAATCCTGCCAACCGTTTAGCCGAGTTTGAAGCGCTGATTGCCCGTACCCATCAACACGGCTTAAAGGTGATTATCGATATCGTGCCAAACCATGTGGCACGCCATTATCAATCGGTCAGTAAACCCCAAGGCGTGCGCGATTTTGGCGAAGATGATGATACCAGTTTGGAGTACGCCAAAAACAACAACTTCTATTACGTCGTTGATAACAGTGTGAAGGGAACGAAAGGACAAGCGCATGCCTTTGAGGTGCCAAGCTTACCCGCAGAGCTTAAACCGCTGGGCGGAGAAACTCACCCCTTAAGTGACGGTAAATTCGACGAATTTCCCGCAAAGTGGACAGGCAATGGCTCACGCTTAGCCAAGCCCGATGCTAATGATTGGTACGAGACAGTTAAAATCAATTACGGCGTACGCCCCGATGGCACCTATGACTTCCCTCGCCTGCCAGCCAAATTCGCCACTTTTACTGAAGCGCAGCATTACACTTTCTGGCAACAACACTTAGCCGAGATCCCAAGCTCTTGGATTAAATTCAATCAGATTGCCCAATATTGGCTAACGAAAGGAGTCGATGGGTTTCGATACGATATGGCCGAAATGGTGCCAGTGGAGTTTTGGAGTTACCTCAACAGCCAGATAAAACACACTAATCCCGATGCCTTTATCTTGGCCGAGGTCTATAACCCTAAGTTATACCGAGATTATATCCAGCTTGGAAAAATGGATTATCTGTACGATAAGGTCGATCTTTACGACACCCTAAAAGCCGTGATGGCGGGTAAAACCAGCACAGCTAATATCGCGGCGGATCAGGCAAAAGTGCACGATGTTGAATCCCACATGCTGCACTTTTTAGAGAACCACGACGAGCAACGTATTGGTAATGCATCATTTTTAGCGTCGCTACAAACAAATAGACCAACGAATAGCTCCCTAGAAACCCAAGCCGTAAATCCAAACTATGCCCTGCCAGCCATGGTAGTGTCGGCAACGATAGGTACTTCACCGACGTTAGTGTATTTTGGCCAAGAAGTGGGAGAAGCCGCCATCGACAATCCAGGCTTTGGTCATGCATCACGCACCAGTATTTTTGACTATGTTGGTGTCCCCGCCCATCAGCGCTGGATGAACAATGGCAAGTTTGATGGTGGACAATCAACGGCGCAGGAAACATCGCTGCGGGCTTACTATCAAAAGCTATTGAATCTAAGCACAGGCAAAACTGCGCCTGCACTGTTAGGCCAATATTATTCACTCGATGCCGCGAATCGCAGCAAGAAGAATGCGACTCAAAGTCATATCATTGAAAGTAACAGCGCTCAAAGTATGAGTACTCAAAAGAGCACTGTAAACGAAACAGGCTATGACGACAGCACCTTCGCCTTCGCCCGCTTCGAGGTAATATCTCAGACCTCAAAGCAGACTCAAAAGTTGATTGTAGTCAGTAACTTCAGTCAGACCGAATCAAAAGCCTTACAGCTCAAGCTCCCCAAAGAGCTCATCCGTCAGTGGCAATTAAAGGACGGTGTATATCCGCTTAAGGATTTACTCGAAGATCATCAAACAAGCCAGCTACTGCTTGAACAAGGTGAAGGCAAGATAGTGCTCACACTAGCCCCGCTGTCGTCGGCGATTCTCTCGCTCACCATTGTAGCAGATGAGCGGAAAAGTGAGTCCGCGAGTAAGCAACTGAATGAGTAAGCGGCTAAATAAGTATACGGCTGAATAATAAAGGTCGAATGCGTTAGTTAAATGATGTGGCCTGCTTCAGCGAGATAACACGTTGCCAAATAAGACCCGCCATCTTAGGATGATGGGTCTTAATCTAATAAGAACATATACCAATCGTATAAAATATCTGTTCATTCAGCGTGAGTTCAACGCGCTTTAGACAAGGCGAAGGCTTGAAGGCATAGTGGTGCTCTGTCGAAAGCCTTAAACGCAGTATAAAGCGCGTTGCCATGCCGTTAACATCAGCCGCCCTTCGGGAGCCTCACAGGCATCCCACTCCCGTGTTGCATTGACTTAAAAGGGAATGACCATTTCTGCGTCAATGCGCCTTGGATTGAAATGCCTGTGAGGCTCTGAACTGATTAGATATTTAATGTGATTGTATTACTCTGCACAAAAGAATAAATACTTAGATGCACTGCTAAGACAATATCTCAAACGCGATATTAGGAAACCTATGTTACTCGGCATACACCACGCGGCAATTATTTGCAGCGACTATGAAAAATCCAAACATTTCTACGTGACGATTTTAGGGCTCAAGCCGCTGGCGGAACATTATCGAGCGCAGCGCAGCTCCTTTAAACTCGATCTACAGTTGCCGGATTTAAGTCAAATCGAGCTGTTCTCTTTTACCAAGCCGCCACAAAGACCGAGTTATCCCGAAGCTTGTGGGCTTAGGCATTTAGCCTTTAGGGTACAATCCATTGATGAAACCGTTGCACACTTGCAGTCACATAATATTGAAGTGGAAGCCATTCGTATCGATGAATACACAGGTAAACAATTCACCTTTTTCAGCGATCCTGACGGTTTACCCCTAGAGCTTTACCAAGTGTAAAATCACAATCGGAACTCAAACGAGCTGCAAATATAAAAACGTGTTTAACGCTGCTATGAGGTCAAAATCCGAAGTCACTGTATCAATTGTCAATATAAGTAGCAGTTCGAGAGCCAATTACAAGTAGCAGTTCAAGTCACAGTGTGAAGTCTCAATATGAAGAAAGCTTAATCGCCGAAAGTCTGCTTTAGGATTA of the Shewanella baltica genome contains:
- a CDS encoding TonB-dependent receptor; translated protein: MMRFKPSLLTLALIAAGASMHSYAADEAATDKTAKDENIEVIQVTGIRRSLQESQSLKMSSSSIVEAISAEDIGKLPDVSIAESLARLPGVSAQRLDGRANVISIRGMGPDFTTATLNGREQASVNDNRSVEFDQYPSELLNRVVVYKTPDASVMAQAIGGTVDMQTISPLAHGEQTIAVSLRGEMNDLGSLNSGSSDTGYRGSISYIDQFADDTIGVAIGYARMMSPNQEERWQAWGYPDLYKHINNGQEFYNANADYNGVPGEAAGFKGLGGAKPFVRSSELERDGVLAVFEYAPNTTFHSTLDIYYSKFTDDQRLRGIEIPGAWGTNGGLVSPTVSDGLMTAGAINGAEVVIRNDVNKRDADSLSIGWNNKFNINDNWNVEADISMSRANRTDIGMESYSGTGRGTGVGAVDDLGFAYNGKGGYVFDHNLDYSDKNLIKLGDPLGWGSPLGANTQDGFINKPEIEDELKSFRLSAEYVLDGGAVRSVEFGVNRTNRDKTKLDKGYYLTLKGYDGSANYTMAVPDQYLLAPTSLDFFGMGNVLSYDSLAFYNDGNYTETDVADVDLSRATNSWAVQEKVTTGYVMANLESEVFGIPLTGNAGLQAVHTDQSSDGTVATVENGLVVLTPRTAGDSYVEWLPSVNLSFEVADSQVVRLAAARTLTRSRMDKMNANLNYTYSANPSGGNVNWSGNAGNPELRPWLARQYDLSYENYFSDQGYFSVAVFYKDLENFVYDQHTDFDFSTLFPQGPTDNPIGDVTQPQNGEGGYVQGVEASVSVDFGMFADVLSGFGTVISGSYNDSEVKETPTSNPTTLPGLSEKTLNATIYYENSGFEARISSRYRSDFLGEVTKISLQRENVNIKAETVVDAQIGYDFSESGIESLYGLSVQFQVNNLTNEPFTSYTSDDQRLVRDYQNYGRNFMLGANYKF
- a CDS encoding tryptophan halogenase family protein → MNKIKDIVIVGGGSSGWMTAAMLARLFKSTLNITLIESEDIGTVGVGEATIPPLQIFNNVLGISEADFINATQATFKLGIQFENWGKPDEAYMHAFGNVGKDIGFTQFHHYWLSTSPKEVNSFWDYSVNYQAAKHNKFQVLQQIPNSPLAGLTHAYHFDAALYAQFLRRFSEQLGVKRIEGQITAVELTPNGDIESVTLGSGQTIKADFFIDCSGFAALLIKKALKVGFDSYQHLLPCDSAYAVPCEKTPAITPYTRSIAHDAGWQWRIPLQHRTGNGLVYCSRYISDDAAKQLLLSNLDGKPLAEPKKINFTTGRRIKQWHKNCVAIGLSSGFLEPLESTSLHLVQSAIIRLSKLFPHQGIAQANVDEFNRQSQLEFEQIRDFIILHYHLNQREDAQENGFWHQCRTMVLPESLQQKIALFRATGTVFRHQDELFTEAAWIQVMLGQGIRPRDFNPLAATIQPQALSEFLLNMRTIIDNTVTKLPTHDQYLAHLSTHK
- a CDS encoding alpha-glucosidase, which translates into the protein MSELTWWRGAVIYQIYPRSLLDTNGDGVGDLRGIITKLDYIASLNVDAIWISPFFKSPMADFGYDISDYREVDPLFGTMHDFDELIEKAHGLGIKVIIDQVLSHTSDQHAWFVESRESRTNPKADWYVWADPKEDGTAPNNWLAIFGGCAWEWEPRRQQYYLHNFLRSQPDINFHNPDVRQAVLDNVEFWLKKGVDGFRLDAITFCYHDEQLRDNPAKPKDKRQGRGFSEDNPYAYQYHYYNNDRPQTIAFIEDLRKLINRYPGAVTLGEVSAEDSLAVMAAYTKGEDRLHMAYSFELLTDDYSAAYIRQTVEALEASIGDGWPCWAIGNHDVQRVASRWGQGKQNSDMVKMLNAMLSSLRGSVCSYQGEELGLTEAPIEYHELQDPFGKTFWPMFKGRDGCRTPMPWQQGADFSGFSEVSPWLPIAPAHQALAVDVQESDADSMLNGYRRFLAWRKLHPVLVEGDIQFVDTNEPILAFIRTLGELKIFVGFNLGDTNVELDLSQLELGEILTGHGLKTAQIENNQLKFSAFASFYAVLNGK
- a CDS encoding sugar MFS transporter, which encodes MASSINTGSYTSSTGENGSGSYRFALISLTSLFFMWGFITCLNDILIPHLKAVFSLNYTQAMLIQFCFFGAYFLVSIPAGNLVKKLGYQKGIVTGLVIASIGCALFYPAATLATYNLFLGALFVLASGITILQVAANPYVNALGSSETASSRLNLTQAFNALGTTVAPFFGAMLILSVASSVSSDLAHASAEAEVVKLPYLLLSGALAILALIFAKLDLPVIREHDESVQGEVQTHLGKTSALQSKHLVLGAVGIFVYVGAEVSIGSFLVSFLGESHIAGMPEAEAAHYIAYYWGGAMVGRFIGSVVMQKVPAGSVLAFNAFMAALLVVVAMTTSGSIAMWAILGVGLFNSIMFPTIFSLALRDLGPHTSQGSGILCLAIVGGAILPLFQGMLADNLGVQLAFILPVICYGFILFYGSKGSKM